The DNA sequence TGCGCGAGCTGTTCGCCGGGGACGGCTTGGCCGGTGCGGCGGTTCAGTTCCTCATAGATGCGGAGGGAGACCCAGGCGTCGGTGGCGGCGTAGTTGATTTGCTTCTTGGTCAGAGGATTCTGTTCCCAATTGGAGACCTGTGCGGCTTTCGAAATACGGCCGTTGAGGAACATTCCGGCGAGATTACGGAGGCCGGTGGTAATGATTCCGCGGGCGGAGGCTATGGTGCCGAGATCGGTGAAGCCAGCGGCTTGGAAAGGGGAAATACGATTGAGGCCTTTGATGTCATCGTGAGGGGCGACGCCCACTTTCTCGACAGCCGGATCGGCAAGAATGGCGAACAATTCTTCGTGTCGGGAAATCTGCCGAAGCTGGAACAACCACGCTGTCGCTCCGTTGGACAGCTGGAGGAGAGCCGGTGGTCGAACTTCGTCTTGGCGGCGGAAAGTCGGCTTACTCTCCGTATCAAACCCGAGAAGGGTTTCGTGGCGAAGTTCTTCCAAGGCGCTGTCCATCTGAGCGTCATCTTGGATCAACTCGATCTTTCCCTTGAAGCCGATCATCGGCAGATTGCGGAGGACCTCTTTGCACATCCTCTCGGGAAAGGGAGCGTCGGCAGGTATATTCATCCTTCGGATTCTTGCGGTCCGTGGGGTTGTGGCAATGGTTTTTTGGCGCTGAAGACCCCTCGGGTATTGCGGTAGAGGACCCAGTCCGCGTGGTCCTTGGCTCCGGCTGAAAAACGCGGGAAGTCCCGCAGATTGCTTTTGAGGAAGACCTCTATGGCTTTTTCGAGGGCGTAGGCGCGTTCGGCGATATCGCGGGAGAGCCGGGCGTTGAGCTGGGTGCGCCAGTGAGATTCGACGAGGATGAAGAGATCGAATTGCGTGCGCAGCTCCTCGTGGGCGGCGATTTCGCCGTCGCAGATCAGGCAAGTTCCGGGATGAACGGGTTCCGTTTGGTCGGCTTCGCCCGCCGTCGCGTTGAAAATGGGGCGATGGATAGTCCGTCCTGATCGAGCCGCATCGAGGTCTGCAAAAAGCCGGGGCAGATCATTGCCT is a window from the Puniceicoccus vermicola genome containing:
- a CDS encoding 3'-5' exonuclease → MNIPADAPFPERMCKEVLRNLPMIGFKGKIELIQDDAQMDSALEELRHETLLGFDTESKPTFRRQDEVRPPALLQLSNGATAWLFQLRQISRHEELFAILADPAVEKVGVAPHDDIKGLNRISPFQAAGFTDLGTIASARGIITTGLRNLAGMFLNGRISKAAQVSNWEQNPLTKKQINYAATDAWVSLRIYEELNRRTGQAVPGEQLAQ
- a CDS encoding zeta toxin family protein; the protein is MNRNGIKSLESWWPQLQSDLQEREPTPPTPLLIGIGGQGGSGKSSVSHWLVNKIEGSALLPLDDYRLPRRDRAKRGLLGSHPEGNDLPRLFADLDAARSGRTIHRPIFNATAGEADQTEPVHPGTCLICDGEIAAHEELRTQFDLFILVESHWRTQLNARLSRDIAERAYALEKAIEVFLKSNLRDFPRFSAGAKDHADWVLYRNTRGVFSAKKPLPQPHGPQESEG